The Arachis hypogaea cultivar Tifrunner chromosome 19, arahy.Tifrunner.gnm2.J5K5, whole genome shotgun sequence genome has a window encoding:
- the LOC112775425 gene encoding beta-galactosidase 1: MMGMKKLKQVWNVALILVVLACSLVGEGEASVSYDHKAITINGQRRILLSGSIHYPRSTPEMWPDLIQKAKEGGLDVIQTYVFWNGHEPSPGKYYFEGNYDLVKFIRLVQQAGLYVHLRIGPYVCAEWNFGGFPVWLKYIPGISFRTDNGPFKYQMQRFTTKIVDMMKAERLFESQGGPIILSQIENEYGPMEYELGAQGKAYTDWAAHMALGLRTGVPWVMCKQDDAPDPVINTCNGFYCDYFSPNKAYKPKMWTEAWTGWYTEFGGPVPHRPAEDLAFSVARFIQKGGSFVNYYMYHGGTNFGRTAGGPFIATSYDYDAPLDEYGLPRHPKWGHLRDLHRAIKLSEPALVSADPVVQRLGNYEEAHVFKSKSGACSAFLANYNPRSYATVSFGNLHYNLPPWSISILPDCKHTVYNTARVGAQSAQMKMTRVPIHGGLSWKAFNDETTSTDDSSFTVTGLLEQLNVTRDLSDYLWYSTDVVINSNEWFLRNGKDPVLTAMSAGHAMHVFVNGQLSGTAYGSLEFPKLTFSQGVKLRAGVNKISILSVAVGLPNVGPHFERWNAGVLGPITLSGLNEGKRDLTWQKWSYKVGLKGEALSLHSLTGSSSVEWMQGFFVSRRQPLTWYKTTFDSPAGSAPLALDMASMGKGQIWINGQSLGRYWPAYKASGSCGSCDYAGTYNEKKCLSNCGEPSQRWYHVPHSWLKPAGNLLVVFEEMGGDPNGIFLVRRDIDSVCADIYEWQPNLVSYQMESSGKVSKPVRPKAHLSCGPGQKISSIKFASFGTPVGSCGNYREGSCHAHKSYDAFQKSCIGQNSCAVTVAPELFGGDPCPNVMKKLSVEAICT, translated from the exons ATGATGGGGATGAAGAAGCTCAAACAAGTGTGGAATGTGGCATTAATTTTGGTGGTGTTGGCATGTTCATTGGTTGGTGAAGGTGAAGCTTCAGTGTCCTATGACCATAAAGCTATCACCATCAATGGACAAAGAAGGATACTTCTCTCTGGCTCCATTCATTACCCAAGAAGCACTCCTGAG ATGTGGCCAGATCTTATACAGAAGGCCAAGGAAGGAGGTTTGGATGTTATTCAAACTTATGTGTTCTGGAATGGACATGAGCCTTCACCTGGCAAA TATTATTTTGAGGGGAATTATGATTTGGTGAAGTTCATAAGGCTGGTTCAGCAAGCAGGCCTTTATGTTCACCTCAGAATTGGTCCTTATGTCTGTGCTGAGTGGAATTTCGG CGGTTTCCCTGTTTGGCTTAAGTACATACCAGGCATTAGCTTCAGAACAGACAATGGGCCATTTAAG TATCAAATGCAAAGATTTACCACTAAGATTGTGGATATGATGAAAGCAGAAAGGTTATTTGAGTCTCAGGGTGGTCCAATAATTTTATCACAG ATTGAAAATGAATATGGACCTATGGAGTATGAACTTGGTGCTCAAGGTAAAGCATACACTGATTGGGCAGCACATATGGCTTTAGGACTTAGAACTGGTGTTCCATGGGTCATGTGCAAGCAAGATGATGCTCCTGACCCAGTT ATTAACACTTGCAATGGCTTCTATTGTGATTACTTCTCTCCAAATAAGGCTTACAAACCAAAGATGTGGACAGAAGCTTGGACTGGATG GTATACTGAGTTTGGAGGTCCAGTTCCTCACAGACCTGCTGAGGATTTGGCATTTTCTGTTGCAAGGTTCATACAGAAAGGAGGATCATTTGTCAATTATTACATG TATCATGGAGGTACAAATTTCGGTCGAACTGCTGGTGGTCCCTTCATTGCTACAAGCTATGATTATGATGCGCCTCTCGATGAATACG GATTGCCTCGGCACCCGAAATGGGGTCATCTGAGAGATTTACACAGGGCAATTAAACTTTCTGAACCTGCTTTAGTGTCTGCAGATCCTGTTGTACAAAGGCTTGGAAACTATGAAGAG GCTCATGTCTTCAAATCAAAGTCTGGAGCATGTTCTGCTTTTCTTGCAAACTATAATCCACGATCCTATGCAACGGTGTCATTTGGAAATTTGCATTACAACTTGCCTCCTTGGTCTATAAGCATTCTTCCTGATTGCAAGCACACTGTTTATAACACTGCAAGG GTTGGTGCGCAAAGTGCGCAAATGAAGATGACTCGAGTTCCTATTCATGGAGGACTCTCTTGGAAAGCATTTAATGATGAGACGACCTCTACCGATGATAGTTCCTTCACAGTGACTGGTCTGTTGGAGCAGTTAAATGTAACAAGGGACTTATCTGACTACTTGTGGTACTCTACAGA TGTTGTGATAAATTCCAACGAATGGTTTTTAAGGAATGGAAAGGATCCTGTTCTTACAGCAATGTCTGCTGGACATGCTATGCATGTTTTTGTCAATGGTCAGCTATCAG GAACTGCTTACGGAAGCTTAGAATTCCCCAAACTAACATTTAGCCAGGGTGTGAAGCTCAGAGCTGGTGTTAACAAAATCTCCATTCTTAGTGTTGCAGTTGGTCTCCCG AATGTTGGTCCACATTTTGAAAGATGGAATGCTGGTGTTCTTGGTCCAATTACATTAAGTGGTCTCAATGAAGGGAAGAGGGACTTAACATGGCAGAAGTGGTCTTACAAG GTTGGTCTTAAAGGTGAAGCATTGAGTCTTCATTCACTTACCGGAAGTTCCTCAGTTGAGTGGATGCAGGGTTTCTTTGTGTCGCGAAGGCAGCCCTTGACTTGGTACAAA ACCACTTTTGATTCTCCGGCAGGGAGCGCGCCATTGGCTTTAGACATGGCAAGCATGGGCAAAGGACAAATCTGGATAAACGGACAGAGTCTTGGCCGGTACTGGCCTGCTTACAAAGCATCCGGTTCGTGTGGATCCTGTGACTATGCTGGTACTTATAATGAGAAGAAATGTTTAAGTAACTGCGGCGAGCCTTCTCAAAGATG GTATCATGTTCCTCATTCTTGGCTGAAACCAGCTGGGAATTTATTGGTTGTGTTTGAGGAAATGGGTGGAGACCCCAATGGGATATTTTTGGTTAGAAGGGATATAGATAGTGTGTGTGCTGATATTTATGAGTGGCAGCCAAATCTTGTAAGTTATCAGATGGAATCTTCTGGAAAAGTTAGCAAACCTGTGAGGCCAAAAGCACATTTGTCATGTGGTCCTggacagaagatctcatccatcAAGTTCGCTAGCTTCGGCACTCCGGTTGGCTCGTGTGGAAACTACCGTGAAGGAAGCTGCCATGCCCATAAGTCCTATGATGCCTTCCAAAAG AGTTGTATTGGCCAAAATTCATGTGCAGTAACAGTGGCACCTGAACTTTTTGGAGGAGATCCATGTCCAAATGTCATGAAGAAACTTTCAGTAGAAGCCATTTGCACCTAA
- the LOC140182109 gene encoding uncharacterized protein, translated as MARVHCKNLVRIYKPSFFFLFETHTMFNNLKNFWDKLGFHCVGIEEAVGHRGGIWFLSSIANASCVVIDQIDQCITVKVSVGHNRPWMAVGDFNEIVAPDESTGAYFSSHRASLLATTLDDCELFDLKVTGRRYTWYRAVQAGRDLAKRLDRAIFNEAWMIMFPEGYSEILSRLHSDHCPILVRCHGSPRVKGSRPFRFQAAWATHPSYKHVISKAWNQEFGGVTERLKMVQQASLDFNSKIFGNIFVRKNKLEYQIDQIQRRLEVTDVLSLRIKEAELREDYNRLLLQEELFWYQKSREQWEEALSFYKNLFGTTEEVEVDCLGDVPMPTLSTEACARLIDPVSFAEVKSAVFSMSPFKAPGPDGFQAYFF; from the exons ATGGCCCGTGTGCATTGCAAAAATTTGGTGAGAATATATaaaccatctttcttctttctctttgagacTCATACCATGTTTAATAATTTGAAGAATTTTTGGGATAAGTTAGGTTTTCATTGTGTTGGTATTGAGGAAGCAGTAGGACACAGGGGTGGAATTTGGTTTCTATCTTCTATTGCTAATGCTTCTTGTGTGGTTATTGATCAAATTGACCAATGTATCACAGTAAAAGTGAGTGTGG GCCATAATAGACCATGGATGGccgttggtgattttaatgagattgtgGCACCAGATGAGAGTACAggtgcttatttttcttctcacagAGCTAGTCTATTAGCTACTACTCTAGATGACTGTGAGCTCTTTGATCTTAAAGTGACTGGTAGGAGATATACTTGGTATAGAGCAGTTCAGGCTGGCAGGGACTTGGCTAAAAGGTTGGATAGAGCTATATTTAATGAGGCGTGGATGATAATGTTTCCTGAGGGTTATTCTGAAATTCTTAGCAGGCTTCattctgatcattgtcctatttTAGTTCGTTGTCATGGTAGCCCCAGAGTGAAAGGTTCACGTCCTTTTAGGTTCCAAGCTGCGTGGGCAACACATCCTTCTTATAAACATGTTATTAGTAAGGCTTGGAATCAAGAGTTTGGAGGCGTTACCGAAAGGCTTAAGATGGTTCAACAGGCTTCTTTGGACTTCAACtcaaagatttttggaaatatttttgtgCGAAAAAATAAGCTGGAATATCAGATTGATCAGATTCAACGGCGTTTGGAGGTTACCGATGTGTTATCTCTGAGAATTAAAGAAGCTGAACTGAGGGAAGATTACAATAGGCTTTTGTTGCAAGAAGAACTTTTTTGGTACCAGAAATCTAGAGAGCAGTGG gaagaagctctctcttttTACAAGAATCTCTTTGGTACAACGGAAGAGGTTGAGGTTGATTGTTTAGGGGATGTTCCGATGCCCACTCTAAGTACTGAGGCTTGTGCGAGGTTAATTGACCCTGTCTCTTTTGCGGAAGTCAAGTCAGCAGTATTCAGTATGAGCCCTTTTAAGGCTCCTGGTCCAGATGGCTTTCAagcttattttttttaa